A genomic region of Caenorhabditis elegans chromosome V contains the following coding sequences:
- the R13D7.2 gene encoding T20D4.11-like domain-containing protein (Confirmed by transcript evidence), protein MFTQLYSLGLFLVFIPNHVDSEPIRSQTNSLECSEKDLLIMEGKCSRYVNEYTLLSEEYNLEDVTADIAKNMSYVCDRITNCFDEIPCDEAQKFKRIYEQKCEKDEFRNYKMTNCVNKLYDSIYLNSNNCSKAYQYFSKDLRVRREAYSSGESCIVDIAEAVCVEETALTYLNTKYDQFVDIMSIKPDSEHCTSLHDELFSRQCEPMIMKREKDQVLEQMNGLFSILRSSKKTEEEKQQVKCEDITECMKDACYNSHDSINKFEQSCSDKDNDSFDKCYRKLLTSPESIMYNCPNANSTKNSTVSLLDMLRLNRFSDNKECTRTLMAKICTPEAMKTFDKDWGDHQRRMAERN, encoded by the exons ATGTTCACACAACTTTACTCCCTCGGtctatttttagtttttatccCGAATCATGTCGATTCGGAGCCAATTCGAAGTCAGACGAATAGTCTGGAATGCTCGGAAAAGGATTTGCTGATTATGGAAGGAAAATGCTCAAGATATGTGAATGAATATACACTTTTATCAGAAGAATATAATTTGGAAGATGTTACTGCagatattgcaaaaaatatgagTTATGTCTGCGATCGTATTACG AATTGTTTTGATGAAATTCCATGTGATGAagctcaaaagttcaaaagaaTTTATGAacagaaatgtgaaaaagacGAATTCAGAAACTATAAAATGACGAATTGTGTTAATAAGTTATACGATAGTATCTATTTGAATTCTAACAATTGCAGCAAAGCCTATCAGTAtttttca AAAGACCTCAGGGTTAGACGAGAAGCATATTCAAGCGGAGAGTCCTGTATTGTCGACATCGCAGAAGCAGTTTGCGTTGAAGAGACTGCTTTGACATATCTCAACACAAAATATGATCAGTTCGTGGATATCATGAGTATTAAACCGGACTCTGAGCACTGTACTTCACTGCATGACGAATTATTCTCGAGGCAATGTGAGCCAATGATtatgaaaagagaaaaggacCAAGTGTTGGAACAGATGAACGGATTATTCAGTATTCTCCGAtcgtcaaaaaaaactgaagaagagAAACAACAAGTGAAATGTGAAGATATTACG GAATGCATGAAAGATGCTTGCTACAACTCTCATGACTCCATAAACAAATTCGAACAAAGCTGCTCCGACAAGGACAATGATTCGTTCGATAAATGTTATCGAAAACTGTTAACAAGCCCAGAAAGCATTATGTACAACTGTCCAAATGCCAATAGTACCAAGAACTCAACTGTTTCACTATTGGACATGTTGAGACTAAACCGATTTTCGGATAATAAAGAGTGCACTAGAACTCTAATGGCCAAAATCTGCACTCCTGAAGCGATGAAAACGTTTGATAAAGATTGGGGAGACCACCAGAGAAGAATGGCAGAacggaattaa
- the str-41 gene encoding Seven TM Receptor (Partially confirmed by transcript evidence), whose amino-acid sequence MMSFYDFFEVFTKVPIFITIVSNFLLIYLTIFQVKQIVGTYKYMIILYSVFGIGFSICDQIAKPFIHSYNGYKSLLYFSYGEGWFEASLFVRLGALVMYAGFYILIVAFAAVQFVYRYLALVNPDLTKWFQKFGVIFWILYPFLYGVVNSLSILFLTSPDGFTDDYLRAEIIEKYELDIENIARLVMIPFDTEKNLRINNTVYLFTVTFFITCQYLIIISCGVQMHLQMNKKLLKFSVPNRKLQKQFFKALLVQITIPAILFVLPAVPFMIGPFFNIKFTLKSGAVCALLGMYPPIDSIAFMIIVSEYRTLIKRKLTLKKTLGECDLTDVLSALF is encoded by the exons ATGATGTcgttttacgatttttttgaagtgttcACTAAAGTTCCGATTTTCATTAcaattgtttcaaactttttgctTATATAcctcacaatttttcaagtcaAGCAAATAGTCGGAACCTATAAATATATGATTATATTATActcagtttttggaattggGTTCTCAATTTGTGATCAAATTGCGAAACCTTTCATTCATAGCTACAACGGCTACAAATCTTTATTATATTTCAGTTATGGAGAAGGTTGGTTTGAGGCTTCATTATTCGTTCGTCTGGGTGCTCTAGTTATGTATGCTGGATTTTATATACTTATTGTAGCTTTTGCTGCGGTGCAATTTGTATATCGATATTTAGCATTAGTAAACCCAGACTTGACGAaatggtttcaaaaatttggagttattttttggatattgTATCCATTTTTGTATGGAGTCGTAAACTCTTTATCAATTCTATTTTTGACGTCGCCAGACGGCTTTACGGATGACTATTTACG AGctgaaatcattgaaaaatatgagctggACATCGAAAATATAGCCCGATTGGTAATGATTCCGTTtgatacagaaaaaaatttaagaataaatAACACAGTCTACCTATTCacagtaacttttttcatCACTTGTCAGTACTTGATCATTATTTCTTGTGGCGTTCAAATGCACCTACAAATGAATAAGAagcttctcaaattttctgtgcCCAACCGGAAACttcagaaacaatttttcaaagctctTCTTGTTCAAATTACAATTCCAGCAATATTATTTGTGCTTCCTGCAGTACCATTTATGATCGgcccatttttcaatattaaattcACTTTGAAATCAGGAGCTGTTTGTGCATTGCTTGGAATGTATCCACCGATCGATAGTATAGCTTTCATGATTATTGTATCGGAATACAGAACATTGATCAAACGAAAactaacattaaaaaaaacacttggAGAATGTGACTTGACTGATGTTTTAAGTGCGTTATTCTAG
- the F18E3.12 gene encoding uncharacterized protein (Confirmed by transcript evidence) produces MKISHALAEIVSEFSEFQHVHLSASSFSISTTPAVSRKISSTDATRHSLNITVGAAEVSQITRNNSSSSLNDFNCAQRKNSSASHLVIE; encoded by the coding sequence atgaagatatCTCATGCTCTCGCCGAGATTGTCTCTGAATTCTCAGAATTCCAACACGTTCATTTGTCTGCTTCatctttctcaatttccacCACACCAGccgtttcaagaaaaatatcaTCTACTGATGCTACCCGTCATTCTCTAAATATTACCGTGGGAGCAGCCGAAGTGAGCCAGATTACGAGAAACAATAGTTCCAGCAGTCTCAACGATTTCAACTGCgctcaaagaaaaaactcatCTGCATCGCATCTTGTCATCGAATAA
- the F18E3.11 gene encoding Ovule protein (Confirmed by transcript evidence) yields MKMSHVLAEIVSEFSGFQHLHTSASSSSISTTQVVSRKSSTSSDAPRHSLNITVGEAEMCQITRNNSSNSLNDFNCLQRKNSSASYLVIE; encoded by the coding sequence atgaaaatgtctCACGTTCTCGCCGAAATCGTCTCTGAATTCTCTGGATTCCAACACCTTCATACTTCTGCTTCGTCTTCATCAATTTCCACTACTCAAGTggtttcaagaaaatcatcAACATCATCAGATGCTCCCCGTCATTCTCTAAACATTACAGTAGGAGAAGCCGAAATGTGTCAGATTACCAGAAACAACAGTTCTAATAGTCTCAATGACTTCAACTGCCTCCAACGGAAAAACTCATCAGCGTCGTATCTTGTCATcgaataa